CTGGTAAATACTTATATTTAAGCATTATATTTTGAACATCCTTAGGATTATTCTTAGGATAAACTTCGGCATTTTCAAATGTCACAGATGTATCTTTAAAATTATTTATAAAAGTAATTGCAAGCCTTTTGGTATCTTTTAATGTAGAAAACTCAATAGTCTTCTCACCATTAAAGCTATTTTTATCGTAGACGTCTTTTATCTTTGTTGGCTGATCCAGATCATTTCTACTTTCAATTGTTATACCATATACCCAATCCTTATTATTAGGGTTCTCGGATTTTATTGTATACTTTAATACATACTGCCTATCTGGATCAACATTGACAAATCTTATAACGCTTTTCTCGCTATCAGCTTCATTTGGCCCATGGCTCAATGTCAATGGTTGCTCTGCTGTTAAGACTGTATATCCACCGATAGATGCGAATATAGCGACGATTACAGCAATGGATAAGCCAACTTTAAAATTTATCCTGTTTATAGCATTAACTATAAAACTCATAAGATATGTAATAGCAGCAGATGAAACTACCCCAATTAAAACCCAAATCAACAATTTATGTGGCTGAGGTCCATTCACGATTGAATTGAATTTTACAATCGGCATTGCAGATGCTACGAATATTCCTATAAAATAGATAAAGGGCTCAATTCTCTTACCTTTTGGCATCAATATCATAAGCAAAATACCGAGAAATGGAAGCATAACCCATGCACCACGGGATAGTGTAAAAATATATGCGTAAAACTGTGTAAATGCTGTTATTCCATATAAAGCCTTTAAATATTTATTTTCTGCATCAGATATAAGTGCAAGATTCACTAAGAAAAATGCCATCAAAAACGACGCTGCTGTATTAGCATATTGAAATGTAGAAGTTATTCTACCGCCGACCCATGAACCATTGTAGTTAATTAAACCTGCTGCAGATCCTAAACCCACTATTGCAACACCAAAAGAGCTTAATACTAAAACATTTAAGAGTATCCATATTTCCTTTTTATTTTTAACTAACCTGCTTACCATAAAGTAGATAAATACATAATCTATGTATTTAAGTGTTTCACCAATTGCCGTCCTTATATTTACTGCAAACAGCGTTGATATAAGGTATGCACCGACAAGTGATAATGCAGCATAATCAAGATTTTCTGTAATAATAGGCTCATTTTTAAATATTTTTACCAATGACCATATTATAACGACAATTGATGTTGCCGCTATTGTCGGAAGAAACTCATTGTCAAAGTACATTCCTCTAAAATATGGTGGGTATGCAACAAGCGCAAGCAGTATGATATAGAAAATAATATTTGAAATAGATGTATTTGATTCCTTTTTTTGTACTACTTTATTTATTTTTTTCTTTTTTGCTACTTTTTGTGCCATTATAACTCTCCTTTTATAAAATATTTAATGAATTTGTTTATGAGGAATCATAATAAACATAAAAGACTGCACAACTATATTTATTCGACAAAAATCTTTAATTTCCTCCTTACGAAGCCATTTAACTTAAAAACTATTATATTCATATCGAACATATCATCTAAGCAATCACCATTTGCAATTGATAGAATATAATAAATTGAAATATAAATATATGGAGGTATCAGTATGAAGAAGTATAGACTTTTTCTTATATTTACGCTTATATTTACTATCACATTATCATCAATTGCTTTTACAGGATGTGGAACGAAAGAGCAAAAGATAACAAAAATAAATTTTGTTGAAGTTGTACGCTCTATATTTTATGCACCATATTATGTAGCAGTAAATAAAGGATTCTTTAAAGAAGAAGGGTTAGAGTTAAAAATAACAACAGCACAGGGTTCTGATAAAGCAGCGACTGCAGTTGTATCAGGCCAAGCTGATATTGGTCTTCAGGGGCCGGAAACAACAGTATATGTATATAATGAAGGAAAGGAAGATTATCTGATTAATTTTGCACAATGTACCAGAAAAGACGGTTCTTTCTTAGTTGGAAAACACCCTGAACCGAATTTTAAGTGGGAAAGCTTAAAAGGAAAAAAGATCATCGGCGGAAGACCTGGCGGTATGCCTGAAATGACCCTTGAATATGTACTTAAAGAGCATGGTATAGATCCTAAAAAAGACGTAAATCTTGTGACAAATCTTCAATTCACAGCAACAGCAGGTGCTTTTATGAGGTCAGATGCTGATTATGTAGCATTATTTGAACCGACTGCATCCCTCGTAGAAAAAGAAAAGGGCGGTTATGTTGTCGCATCAATAGGTGCTGCCGGACATGATGTTCCATATACTACTTTTAATGCTAGAAAAAGCTATATTGAAAAACATCCAGATATAATACAGCATTTCACAAATGCAATTTATAAGGGCATGCTCTATATTAAGTTACATCCATCAAAGCAAGTCGCTGAAGATATTAAATCATTTTTCCCTGATGCAGATGTAGATTTGATAGCAACAGTAATAGATAGATATAAGAGTATAAATGCATGGGGTACAACGCCGCAAATGAAAGCAAGTGACTTTGATGCTTTACAAAAAGTTATTATCAATGCAGGAGAACTGAAAAAAATGGTTGATTCCAATATATTGATAGATAATAGATTTTCTGATAAAGCCATAAACACCATAAAGAAATAAATATATTAATCCCGGTATCTCCTTACGGGGTATAAATACGACTTTTCTATGGCGATTTTATCGATTGGCAGGAGGTGTATTTGATGGATAAAGTTATGGTGGAATTAAATAATATATCATTAAACTATCATACTATAAAAGGCGAAACAGAAGCTATAAAGAACATTTCCTTTGATGTGCATGAAGGTGAATTTGTAGGTGTCATAGGGCCTTCGGGCTGTGGTAAGTCGACACTTTTATCAATAATAGCGGGACTTTTAAAGCCTTCAAGTGGCAATATTAAAGTAAATGGTAAGATAGGCTATATGCTGCAAAAGGATCATCTTTTCGAATGGAGAAATATATTGCAGAACGTACTATTAGGACTCGAAATACAAAATGCTGTAAATAATGTAACAAAACACTACACAGAAAATTTACTTGATAAATATGGACTTAAAGATTTTAAGCTACATTATCCAAATCAGCTTTCAGGCGGTATGAGGCAAAGAGCAGCATTGATAAGAACCCTCGCGCTAAAACCGGATATCATGCTTTTGGATGAAGCATTTTCAGCTCTCGATTATCAAACAAGGCTTGCAATCTCTGATGAGGTATGGAGTATTTTAAAAGGAGAGAAAAAAACGGCTATCATCGTAACACATGATATCTCTGAAGCAATTGCTATGTGCGATAGAATCGTGGTTCTTTCAAATAGGCCTTCAACTGTAAAGAATATATATGAAATAAAAATGACATGTGACAATCGTTCACCTATAGGTTGCAGAAAAGCGCCGGAATTCAGGGTTTACTTTAATGAAATATGGAAGGAGCTTGATGTCCATGTATGACGCAACATATAAAATATCAAAAGAACATGAGGAGTTTTTAAAAAGTGTCAAAAAAAAAGAAGTAGCAGTGAGAGTGACTCAGATTGATATTCTTTTAGCATTTTTCGCCATCTGGGAATTAGCAGGAAGACTTAAAATAATCGATCCATTTCTTTTTAGCCAACCATCGAGGATGTTAAAAACTATACTTAATTTAAGCGAAAATGGATCACTTTTTATGCACATATGGGTTACATTAAATGAGACACTTATAGGTTTTTCACTGGGCACATTAATAGGAATTGTAATCGCCATTATCCTATGGTGGTCAGATTTTGCCTCAAAAGTCGCCGAACCATATCTCGTCGTATTGAATAGCCTTCCAAAGATAGCTTTAGGACCTATATTTATTGTATGGATGGGAAATGGTGAAGCACCAATAATAACAATGGCACTGGCCATATCCCTAATCGTTACGATTATAAGCCTTGAAACAGGCTTTATGCAAGTCGATGAAGATAAGATAAAACTTTTAAAGACATTTGGTGCTTCAAAACATCAGATACTTACAAAATGCATCCTGCCAGCAAG
This portion of the Thermoanaerobacterium sp. RBIITD genome encodes:
- a CDS encoding O-antigen ligase family protein — protein: MAQKVAKKKKINKVVQKKESNTSISNIIFYIILLALVAYPPYFRGMYFDNEFLPTIAATSIVVIIWSLVKIFKNEPIITENLDYAALSLVGAYLISTLFAVNIRTAIGETLKYIDYVFIYFMVSRLVKNKKEIWILLNVLVLSSFGVAIVGLGSAAGLINYNGSWVGGRITSTFQYANTAASFLMAFFLVNLALISDAENKYLKALYGITAFTQFYAYIFTLSRGAWVMLPFLGILLMILMPKGKRIEPFIYFIGIFVASAMPIVKFNSIVNGPQPHKLLIWVLIGVVSSAAITYLMSFIVNAINRINFKVGLSIAVIVAIFASIGGYTVLTAEQPLTLSHGPNEADSEKSVIRFVNVDPDRQYVLKYTIKSENPNNKDWVYGITIESRNDLDQPTKIKDVYDKNSFNGEKTIEFSTLKDTKRLAITFINNFKDTSVTFENAEVYPKNNPKDVQNIMLKYKYLPENVASRIQDISLTSHSSSERMQFYKDGFKIFKDYPLFGAGGGAWASLYFKYQSYLYWTTQTHNYFMQVLLDTGIIGAAAILFFLISLGIIVVRLIKSDLDLHERALFAAATIGIISLYAHASMDFDLSLSAVTIALFALIGIINGMWLSKNKSEVNVKNTKKLNYAYSSYGVMIVGAIVMFMSLSMSTALSYAQKGDGFIKSNNIIQAEQSYKSAVSYDPWNAKYRMAYGQTLTNIADQTKDSVRLQEAFLQEQKSVDLEPYNSQLAAQLGAFYLSHGQIDKGIQYVKKAVDVQPLRPENYQQLADAYNKVGMFYLQKGDKTKAKEYLQKAIDVEKLYNEANSKSEEPKPMTDATKKIIDDSKKVLQGIQ
- a CDS encoding ABC transporter substrate-binding protein; this encodes MKKYRLFLIFTLIFTITLSSIAFTGCGTKEQKITKINFVEVVRSIFYAPYYVAVNKGFFKEEGLELKITTAQGSDKAATAVVSGQADIGLQGPETTVYVYNEGKEDYLINFAQCTRKDGSFLVGKHPEPNFKWESLKGKKIIGGRPGGMPEMTLEYVLKEHGIDPKKDVNLVTNLQFTATAGAFMRSDADYVALFEPTASLVEKEKGGYVVASIGAAGHDVPYTTFNARKSYIEKHPDIIQHFTNAIYKGMLYIKLHPSKQVAEDIKSFFPDADVDLIATVIDRYKSINAWGTTPQMKASDFDALQKVIINAGELKKMVDSNILIDNRFSDKAINTIKK
- a CDS encoding ABC transporter ATP-binding protein, encoding MDKVMVELNNISLNYHTIKGETEAIKNISFDVHEGEFVGVIGPSGCGKSTLLSIIAGLLKPSSGNIKVNGKIGYMLQKDHLFEWRNILQNVLLGLEIQNAVNNVTKHYTENLLDKYGLKDFKLHYPNQLSGGMRQRAALIRTLALKPDIMLLDEAFSALDYQTRLAISDEVWSILKGEKKTAIIVTHDISEAIAMCDRIVVLSNRPSTVKNIYEIKMTCDNRSPIGCRKAPEFRVYFNEIWKELDVHV
- a CDS encoding ABC transporter permease; amino-acid sequence: MYDATYKISKEHEEFLKSVKKKEVAVRVTQIDILLAFFAIWELAGRLKIIDPFLFSQPSRMLKTILNLSENGSLFMHIWVTLNETLIGFSLGTLIGIVIAIILWWSDFASKVAEPYLVVLNSLPKIALGPIFIVWMGNGEAPIITMALAISLIVTIISLETGFMQVDEDKIKLLKTFGASKHQILTKCILPASVPTIMSAIKINMGLSWVGVITGEFLVSKAGLGYLIVYGGQIFKLDIVMSSVLILSILAALMYVLLVYIEKKIVKWQ